A region from the Etheostoma spectabile isolate EspeVRDwgs_2016 unplaced genomic scaffold, UIUC_Espe_1.0 scaffold00569432, whole genome shotgun sequence genome encodes:
- the LOC116684976 gene encoding uncharacterized protein LOC116684976, with amino-acid sequence MLFVWFCVFVSAFTGRFVTKQSPPPPGSYQEVPVNRTDVLEAAQFAVDEFNKANTEDMFNYAILDITSAEVQVVGGFNYFLEMLLGRTTCKTGNAAAVKGNAAAVKGNAAAVKGNAAAVKGNAAAVKGNAAAVKGNAAAVKGNAAAVKGNAAAVKGNAAANDCDSNSEPKASELKCTFTVNEVPWEDSRVLFQKECKVNH; translated from the exons ATGCTGTTTGTCTGGTTTtgcgtttttgtttctgctttcaccGGCCGCTTTGTAACCAAACAATCTCCTCCGCCTCCCGGTAGCTATCAAGAAGTCCCGGTGAACCGTACCGATGTTTTAGAAGCGGCGCAGTTTGCTGTGGATGAATTCAACAAAGCCAACACAGAAGACATGTTTAATTACGCAATTTTGGACATAACATCGGCTGAAGTTCAG GTTGTCGGAGGATTTAACTACTTCCTGGAAATGCTCCTGGGACGTACAACGTGCAAGACAGGCAACGCTGCTGCTGTTAAAGGCAACGCTGCTGCTGTTAAAGGCAACGCTGCTGCTGTTAAAGGCAACGCTGCTGCTGTTAAAGGCAACGCTGCTGCTGTTAAAGGCAACGCTGCTGCTGTTAAAGGCAACGCTGCTGCTGTTAAAGGCAACGCTGCTGCTGTTAAAGGCAACGCTGCTGCTGTTAAAGGCAACGCTGCTGCTAACGACTGTGATTCCAACTCTGAACCCAAGGCAAGT gAACTTAAGTGCACCTTCACCGTTAATGAAGTCCCTTGGGAAGATTCACGTgtcctttttcaaaaggaatgTAAAGTCAACCACTGA